The following proteins are encoded in a genomic region of Halopelagius longus:
- a CDS encoding carbohydrate ABC transporter permease, which produces MATNEPTKPSRRFSQTTRERLASVGRHAVLLTWSFVVLFPLYWIVSMSLKPPREAISLPPDWIFLPTVYNYMQLAQESSFIAAFANSLVMVTASVIIVLLIGVPAAYVLSRYDVPKQRDVLVWILSSRMLPPIAVVIPFFVIFRALNLYDTRMGMVFMYVTINISLVVWVMKAFFDGIPESLEEAAKVDGATQFQAFRRVVLPSAKPGIFSVAIISFIFAWIELLFSLVLTNNRAVTVSMQVYQFIGVRQIEWGLLAAASTAIIVPVLVFVVAVNEYLAAGLSFGVVLKE; this is translated from the coding sequence ATGGCGACGAACGAACCGACGAAACCGTCCCGCCGGTTCTCCCAGACCACCAGAGAGCGACTCGCGTCCGTCGGTCGTCACGCGGTCCTCCTGACGTGGTCGTTCGTAGTGCTGTTCCCCCTCTACTGGATCGTCTCGATGTCGCTGAAACCCCCGCGGGAGGCCATCTCGCTGCCGCCGGACTGGATATTCCTCCCGACGGTCTACAACTACATGCAGCTCGCACAGGAGTCGAGTTTCATCGCGGCGTTCGCCAACAGTCTCGTCATGGTGACGGCGTCGGTGATAATCGTCCTCCTCATCGGCGTCCCGGCGGCGTACGTCCTCTCTCGCTACGACGTGCCCAAACAGCGGGACGTGCTGGTGTGGATCCTCTCCTCGCGGATGCTCCCGCCCATCGCGGTGGTCATCCCCTTCTTCGTCATCTTCAGGGCGTTGAACCTGTACGACACCCGCATGGGGATGGTGTTCATGTACGTCACCATCAACATCTCGCTCGTCGTCTGGGTGATGAAGGCGTTCTTCGACGGCATCCCCGAGAGCCTCGAAGAGGCCGCGAAGGTGGACGGCGCGACGCAGTTTCAGGCGTTCCGGCGCGTCGTCCTCCCGTCGGCCAAGCCCGGCATCTTCTCGGTGGCCATCATCAGCTTCATCTTCGCGTGGATAGAACTGCTGTTCTCGCTCGTGTTGACGAACAACCGGGCGGTGACGGTGTCGATGCAGGTGTACCAGTTCATCGGCGTCCGCCAGATAGAGTGGGGACTGCTCGCCGCCGCTTCGACGGCGATAATCGTTCCCGTGCTGGTGTTCGTCGTGGCGGTCAACGAGTACCTCGCGGCCGGACTCAGCTTCGGCGTGGTGCTCAAAGAATGA
- a CDS encoding carbohydrate ABC transporter permease — MSTQTKTETQNGFTLTRVRELWNEYLPYWFMTPMVLVMLLITVFPGVYDLYLSFVQYDLASPDTMGAFAGLSNFQTAFAEAGAAHSFAITLAFVAGALTLETSIGFVLAALVTGVRSDRMRKFYRVAFILPMAVAPVSLATIFRIMLNTEVGVVPYLIATYTPFAAPNFLSDVPLLTVILVDTWNWTPFMFIIFYAGLSSVPDTLVEAARVDGAPLWRRYVHVVVPYLKPVLFVAVLIRLIDLFRTFGLVFSLTRGGPGSATQLVSINIFEQGFKFVDLGVASAIAIVYLVGIVALCNVLISKVGFEGVWN; from the coding sequence ATGAGCACCCAAACGAAAACCGAGACGCAGAACGGATTCACGCTGACGAGGGTCCGAGAACTGTGGAACGAGTACCTCCCGTACTGGTTCATGACGCCGATGGTGTTGGTGATGCTCCTCATCACCGTCTTCCCCGGCGTCTACGACCTCTATCTCAGCTTCGTCCAGTACGACTTGGCGAGTCCGGACACGATGGGCGCGTTCGCGGGGCTGAGTAACTTCCAGACGGCGTTCGCGGAGGCCGGCGCGGCCCACTCGTTCGCAATCACGCTGGCGTTCGTCGCCGGAGCGCTGACGTTAGAGACGAGTATCGGGTTCGTCTTGGCCGCACTCGTCACCGGCGTGCGTTCGGACCGGATGCGGAAGTTCTACCGGGTGGCGTTCATCCTCCCGATGGCCGTCGCGCCGGTGTCGTTGGCGACGATATTCCGCATCATGCTGAATACGGAAGTCGGCGTGGTTCCGTACCTCATCGCCACGTACACGCCGTTCGCCGCGCCGAACTTCCTCAGCGACGTGCCGCTTCTGACGGTCATCCTCGTCGACACGTGGAACTGGACGCCGTTCATGTTCATCATCTTCTACGCCGGCCTCTCGTCGGTGCCGGACACCCTCGTCGAGGCGGCGCGGGTGGACGGCGCGCCCCTGTGGCGGCGGTACGTCCACGTCGTCGTCCCCTACCTCAAACCGGTGCTGTTCGTCGCCGTCCTCATCAGACTCATCGACCTCTTCCGGACGTTCGGGCTGGTGTTCAGCCTCACGCGCGGCGGCCCGGGGTCGGCGACGCAGCTCGTGAGCATCAACATCTTCGAGCAGGGGTTCAAGTTCGTGGACCTCGGCGTCGCCAGCGCCATCGCCATCGTCTACCTCGTCGGCATCGTCGCGCTCTGTAACGTCCTCATCTCGAAGGTGGGCTTCGAGGGGGTGTGGAACTGA
- a CDS encoding NAD(P)-dependent alcohol dehydrogenase — MKAAVLVEPNEFEIRQRPDPSPGPDDVLVAVRDVGICGSDVHYYEHGRIGDYVVEDPLVLGHESAGEVVDVGENVEGLAPGDRVALEPGVPCRRCAHCKRGDYHLCEDVEFMATPPHDGAFAEYVSWPADFAYELPENVSTTEGALCEPLSVGIHACRRGNVGTGDTVLVAGAGPIGLLTMEAAFAAGATDVLVTDVVPEKLDFAEERGADLTIDVSETDAATAVAKYTDGAGADVVVEASGAEPSIRSTIDAVRRGGTVVLVGLADEAEVPFDVLDVIDNELDVHGSFRYKNTYDAAIGLLEDDAVDVDGIVEFESSLDDIDDAFRNAVDPAVVKGMITVSE; from the coding sequence ATGAAGGCCGCAGTTTTGGTCGAACCGAACGAGTTCGAGATTCGGCAACGCCCCGACCCCTCGCCCGGCCCCGACGACGTCCTCGTCGCGGTTCGGGACGTCGGCATCTGCGGGTCGGACGTGCACTACTACGAGCACGGGCGAATCGGCGACTACGTCGTCGAGGACCCCCTCGTCCTCGGCCACGAGAGCGCGGGCGAAGTCGTCGACGTCGGCGAGAACGTCGAGGGCCTCGCGCCCGGCGACCGGGTGGCGCTCGAACCGGGCGTCCCCTGTCGCCGGTGCGCCCACTGCAAGCGCGGGGACTACCACCTCTGCGAGGACGTCGAGTTCATGGCGACGCCGCCGCACGACGGCGCGTTCGCGGAGTACGTCTCCTGGCCCGCCGACTTCGCGTACGAACTTCCGGAGAACGTCTCGACCACCGAAGGCGCACTCTGCGAACCGCTCTCGGTGGGTATCCACGCGTGTCGCCGGGGGAACGTCGGAACCGGAGACACCGTACTCGTCGCCGGTGCGGGTCCCATCGGACTACTGACGATGGAGGCGGCGTTCGCCGCGGGCGCGACGGACGTCCTCGTCACCGACGTGGTTCCGGAGAAACTCGACTTCGCCGAGGAACGCGGCGCGGACCTGACCATCGACGTCTCGGAGACGGACGCGGCGACGGCCGTCGCGAAGTACACCGACGGCGCGGGTGCCGACGTCGTCGTCGAGGCGTCCGGGGCGGAACCGTCCATCCGTTCGACCATCGACGCCGTCCGCCGCGGCGGCACCGTCGTGTTGGTGGGCCTCGCCGACGAGGCGGAGGTTCCCTTCGACGTCCTCGACGTCATCGACAACGAACTCGACGTCCACGGGTCGTTCCGCTACAAGAACACGTACGACGCGGCTATCGGCCTCCTCGAAGACGACGCCGTGGACGTGGACGGCATCGTGGAGTTCGAGTCGTCGCTCGACGATATCGACGACGCCTTCCGCAACGCGGTGGACCCCGCCGTCGTCAAGGGGATGATAACCGTCTCCGAGTGA
- a CDS encoding ABC transporter ATP-binding protein yields the protein MASINIDDVTKRFGEGTNEVVAVDDISMEIRDGEFVVFVGPSGSGKSTLLRMVAGLERQSEGDIVIGDTIVNELGPRARDIAMVFQNYALYPNMTVRENMSFGLKMSTGLSEEEIAERVESTAEMMGIHSLLDNTPGEMSGGQQQRVALGRAIVRDPNVFLMDEPLSNLDAKLRAEMRTEINRLQNDLGVTTLYVTHDQTEAMTMGDRLVVLDHGELQQIGTPLECFYRPANRFVAGFIGEPSMNFFEGHTEGGTLRLDGFDYDLTERMQSSVEPSTDVALGVRPEDLSLNDQPAGGNEFEAVVDVVEPMGSVSYVYLRPENGAKTDEPFIVETDGQRPISEDERVYVEVPNRDVHLFDGDTGETVHQRRLDDRAQVALQEHVQAIRTQ from the coding sequence ATGGCAAGCATCAACATCGACGACGTGACGAAGCGATTCGGAGAGGGAACGAACGAAGTCGTCGCCGTGGACGACATCTCGATGGAGATACGGGACGGCGAGTTCGTCGTCTTCGTCGGCCCCTCCGGGAGCGGAAAGTCCACGCTCCTCCGGATGGTCGCCGGCCTCGAACGGCAGAGCGAGGGCGACATCGTCATCGGCGATACCATCGTCAACGAACTCGGCCCGCGTGCGAGGGACATCGCGATGGTGTTCCAGAACTACGCGCTGTACCCGAACATGACGGTCCGAGAGAACATGTCCTTCGGGCTGAAGATGTCCACGGGGCTCTCCGAGGAGGAGATAGCCGAACGCGTCGAGAGCACGGCGGAGATGATGGGCATCCACTCGCTCCTCGACAACACCCCGGGGGAGATGTCCGGCGGACAACAGCAACGGGTCGCACTCGGGCGCGCCATCGTCCGCGACCCGAACGTCTTCCTGATGGACGAACCCCTCTCGAACTTAGACGCGAAGCTGCGCGCCGAGATGCGGACGGAGATAAACCGCCTGCAGAACGACCTCGGCGTCACGACGCTGTACGTCACGCACGACCAGACGGAGGCGATGACGATGGGCGACCGACTCGTCGTCCTCGACCACGGCGAACTCCAGCAGATAGGGACGCCGTTGGAGTGTTTCTACCGGCCGGCGAACCGGTTCGTCGCGGGCTTCATCGGCGAACCCTCGATGAACTTCTTCGAGGGCCACACCGAGGGCGGGACGCTCCGCCTCGACGGCTTCGACTACGACCTGACCGAGCGGATGCAGTCGTCCGTCGAACCCTCGACGGACGTCGCCCTCGGAGTTCGGCCGGAGGACCTGTCGCTGAACGACCAGCCTGCGGGCGGCAACGAGTTCGAAGCCGTCGTGGACGTCGTCGAACCGATGGGGAGCGTCTCCTACGTCTACCTGCGCCCCGAGAACGGGGCGAAGACGGACGAGCCGTTCATCGTCGAAACCGACGGACAGCGCCCCATCAGCGAGGACGAACGCGTGTACGTCGAAGTGCCGAACCGGGACGTGCACCTCTTCGACGGCGACACCGGGGAGACGGTCCACCAGCGCCGACTGGACGACCGGGCGCAGGTCGCTCTCCAAGAGCACGTGCAGGCGATACGCACGCAGTAG
- a CDS encoding fumarylacetoacetate hydrolase family protein — protein sequence MQYYALAGAERPALVARDEDDAFDLTSSNPKVETFSDLARAADITNQSVDDVARGLLDEADSFPADDLSERARRPVVPDEVWAAGVTYHISEQAREAESGMPDVYLDVYEGERPEIFFKATASRTVGPNEAVGIRGDSSWDVPEPELGVVLYRGDIVGYTVGNDVSSRSIEGENPLYLPQAKVYDRCCSIGPCITSAADIGDAQNLGMTMTIERDGEVLYEESASTAEMVKSCEELVSYYARHNTVPETAVLLTGTALVPSDDFTLQEGDDVRIEVDDIGVLENTVTVV from the coding sequence ATGCAGTACTACGCATTAGCGGGTGCGGAGCGACCGGCACTCGTCGCACGAGACGAGGACGACGCCTTCGACTTGACGAGTTCGAATCCGAAGGTGGAGACGTTCTCCGACCTCGCGCGGGCCGCGGACATAACGAATCAGAGCGTCGACGACGTCGCGCGTGGACTGCTCGACGAGGCGGATTCGTTCCCGGCGGACGACCTGTCCGAACGGGCCCGGCGGCCGGTCGTTCCGGACGAGGTGTGGGCGGCGGGCGTGACGTACCACATCAGCGAACAGGCCCGAGAGGCCGAAAGCGGGATGCCCGACGTGTATCTGGACGTCTACGAGGGGGAGCGCCCCGAGATATTCTTCAAGGCGACGGCGAGTCGGACCGTCGGCCCGAACGAGGCGGTCGGAATCCGCGGGGACTCCTCGTGGGACGTTCCGGAACCGGAGTTGGGCGTCGTCCTCTACCGCGGCGACATCGTGGGCTACACCGTCGGCAACGACGTGAGCAGTCGGTCCATCGAGGGCGAAAACCCCCTCTACCTCCCGCAGGCGAAGGTGTACGACCGCTGCTGTTCTATCGGCCCCTGCATCACCTCCGCCGCCGACATCGGCGACGCGCAGAACCTCGGCATGACGATGACCATCGAACGCGACGGCGAGGTACTGTACGAGGAGTCCGCCTCCACCGCCGAGATGGTCAAATCCTGCGAGGAACTCGTCTCCTACTACGCGCGTCACAACACCGTCCCCGAGACGGCGGTTCTCCTGACGGGCACGGCACTCGTCCCGAGCGACGACTTCACCCTGCAGGAGGGCGACGACGTCCGCATCGAAGTGGACGACATCGGCGTCCTCGAAAACACCGTCACGGTCGTCTGA
- a CDS encoding IclR family transcriptional regulator, translated as MGTNTTNTIGALGTSLRILEALKEKGNAGVTELANELGLPKSTVYSHLRTLREHEYVDWHDETYCIGLKFLDFGEHTRDRMRIYDVAKPEVESLADETGELANLLVEEHGRGVYLLRSKGDRAVNLDTHAGMRVGLHCTSLGKAVLAHLPEERVDEIVDRWGLPAQTANTVSTREELDEELAAIRERGYATDNGERLSGLRCVAAPVTNPDGRAIGAVSVSGPTSRMKGETFESEIPERVQSAANVIELNLTYS; from the coding sequence ATGGGAACTAACACCACGAACACGATCGGGGCGCTGGGAACCTCGCTTCGGATCCTCGAAGCGTTGAAGGAGAAGGGGAACGCCGGTGTGACGGAGTTAGCGAACGAACTCGGACTTCCCAAGAGCACGGTGTACAGTCACCTTCGAACGCTCCGGGAACACGAGTACGTCGATTGGCACGACGAGACGTACTGCATCGGCCTGAAGTTCCTCGACTTCGGCGAACACACGCGCGACCGGATGCGCATCTACGACGTCGCCAAACCGGAGGTGGAGTCCCTCGCCGACGAGACGGGCGAGTTGGCGAATCTGCTGGTCGAAGAGCACGGGCGGGGAGTGTACCTCCTCCGCTCGAAGGGCGACCGAGCGGTCAACCTCGACACGCACGCCGGGATGCGCGTCGGCCTCCACTGCACCTCGCTGGGGAAGGCGGTTCTGGCGCACCTCCCCGAGGAACGCGTCGACGAGATAGTCGACCGCTGGGGCCTGCCCGCGCAGACGGCCAACACCGTCTCGACGCGGGAGGAACTCGACGAGGAACTGGCGGCTATCCGCGAACGCGGGTACGCCACCGACAACGGGGAGCGACTCTCCGGGCTTCGGTGCGTCGCCGCGCCCGTCACGAACCCGGACGGACGCGCCATCGGCGCCGTGAGCGTCTCCGGGCCGACGAGTCGGATGAAGGGCGAGACGTTCGAATCGGAGATACCCGAACGCGTCCAGAGCGCTGCGAACGTCATCGAACTCAACCTCACGTACTCGTGA
- a CDS encoding ABC transporter substrate-binding protein, producing MTDSNRRSFIKRAASAGVLAGLAGCTRGGTNSAGTGGSGDGTGTGGGGSDELAIPLSEYDADIDWRQFEGSSINIGAVNHTWVSAIKPAIPVFEELTGIDVVWNVLPEQQFRTKRLTDVSTGAGKFDVFFLDQVVNQFRESGWLQPLDPYFEDESLYDEDWFKPDDLFEATKWQAHGGGYSDTWTGMPITVEVQTQFYRTDLYEKHGLEVAETLEEFVANAQAIQEAESGVVGTAGRGQKGYGMNIYILNTFIRQFGAKLWDSYPDDSGLDSEGAISAGKWYVDLLRNYGPEGASSQTWSDVLSTMQSGNAGHIVADANLFWPGLTDPESSDVADKIGIGKVPSPAEGSFTTNSYAWQISTSKNAKNSKQAFLFMLWASSKPTTDWMHVENDAAFAVRKSVWENDEFRSRVGENFAQVTLESLKKSKPDPFDRKYPEWGQKYSEELQTAIAGDQSAEEALKNAAESAESAVN from the coding sequence ATGACCGACAGCAACAGACGGAGTTTCATCAAGAGAGCGGCGAGTGCGGGAGTCCTCGCCGGTCTCGCAGGGTGTACCAGAGGCGGAACCAACAGCGCCGGTACCGGGGGCTCCGGCGACGGAACCGGGACCGGGGGCGGCGGGTCCGACGAGTTGGCAATCCCGCTCAGCGAGTACGACGCCGACATCGACTGGCGGCAGTTCGAGGGGTCTTCGATAAACATCGGCGCGGTCAACCACACGTGGGTGTCCGCTATCAAGCCCGCCATCCCCGTCTTCGAGGAACTGACCGGCATCGACGTGGTGTGGAACGTCCTCCCCGAACAGCAGTTCCGGACGAAGCGGTTGACCGACGTGAGCACCGGCGCGGGGAAGTTCGACGTGTTCTTCCTCGACCAGGTCGTCAACCAGTTCCGCGAGTCCGGGTGGCTCCAACCCCTCGACCCGTACTTCGAAGACGAGAGCCTGTACGACGAGGACTGGTTCAAGCCGGACGACCTGTTCGAGGCGACGAAGTGGCAGGCCCACGGCGGCGGGTACAGCGACACGTGGACCGGCATGCCGATAACCGTCGAGGTGCAGACCCAGTTCTACCGGACGGACCTCTACGAAAAGCACGGACTGGAGGTCGCAGAGACCTTAGAGGAGTTCGTCGCCAACGCCCAGGCGATACAGGAAGCCGAGTCCGGCGTGGTCGGCACCGCCGGCCGCGGACAGAAGGGCTACGGGATGAACATCTACATCCTCAACACGTTCATCCGCCAGTTCGGCGCGAAGCTGTGGGACAGCTACCCCGACGATTCGGGCCTCGACAGCGAGGGTGCCATCTCGGCCGGGAAGTGGTACGTCGACCTGCTACGGAACTACGGCCCGGAGGGCGCGTCGAGTCAGACGTGGTCGGACGTCCTCTCGACGATGCAGTCCGGGAACGCCGGTCACATCGTCGCCGACGCTAACCTCTTTTGGCCCGGCCTGACGGACCCCGAGTCCTCGGACGTCGCCGACAAGATCGGTATCGGCAAGGTTCCCTCCCCCGCCGAGGGGAGCTTCACGACCAACTCCTACGCGTGGCAGATTTCGACGTCGAAGAACGCCAAGAACTCGAAGCAGGCGTTCCTGTTCATGCTGTGGGCGTCTTCGAAGCCGACCACAGACTGGATGCACGTCGAGAACGACGCGGCGTTCGCCGTCCGGAAGTCGGTGTGGGAGAACGACGAGTTCCGCTCTCGGGTGGGCGAGAACTTCGCGCAGGTCACGCTCGAATCGCTCAAGAAGTCGAAGCCCGACCCGTTCGACAGGAAGTACCCCGAGTGGGGACAGAAGTACTCCGAGGAACTCCAGACCGCCATCGCGGGCGACCAGTCGGCGGAGGAAGCCCTCAAGAACGCGGCCGAGAGCGCCGAATCGGCGGTCAACTGA
- the xacF gene encoding 2,5-dioxovalerate dehydrogenase produces the protein MAATNYVDGEWTEAESGETFEVTNPANTEEVVAEYAMGSTEDAERAIEAAAAASDEWASTPGPERGAILTQAARLLEDRTEELTETLTREEGKTPAEAEPEVQRAVDIFYYYAQKAGDYGGTVKAASGRESNLYTQKEPLGVAGLITPWNYPIAIPAWKIAPALATGNAVVIKPARLAPGVAKGIVECLDEAGIPDGVVNLVIGSGSDVGGAITDHDAVDAVSFTGSSKVGHHVYDAATDDQKRVQCEMGGKNPTIVSDTADVDEAVDIVASGAFGVTGQACTATSRAIVYDDVYDEFVDGVVAAAEDIDVGPGLDGHDMGPQVSESELESTLEYVEIGQDEGATLETGGEEVDVEGADGYFVSPAVFSDVDENMRIAQDEIFGPVLSVIRVESYEEAVEVANGVDYGLAASVVTDDHSEANRFVDDIEAGVVKINEKTTGLELHVPFGGMKDSSSNTYREQGEAALDFFTTTKTVYDNY, from the coding sequence ATGGCAGCCACGAACTACGTAGACGGCGAGTGGACGGAGGCAGAGTCGGGAGAGACGTTCGAGGTGACCAATCCGGCGAACACCGAGGAGGTAGTCGCGGAGTACGCGATGGGGTCCACCGAAGACGCGGAGAGGGCAATCGAGGCCGCCGCCGCGGCGTCCGACGAGTGGGCCTCTACGCCCGGCCCGGAACGCGGCGCGATTCTCACGCAGGCCGCGCGGTTGCTCGAAGACCGCACGGAGGAACTGACGGAGACGCTCACCCGCGAGGAGGGGAAGACGCCCGCGGAGGCCGAACCAGAGGTCCAACGCGCCGTCGACATCTTCTACTACTACGCCCAGAAGGCGGGGGACTACGGCGGCACCGTCAAGGCCGCAAGCGGCCGCGAGTCGAACCTCTACACGCAGAAAGAGCCGTTAGGCGTCGCCGGCCTCATCACGCCGTGGAACTACCCCATCGCCATCCCGGCGTGGAAGATAGCGCCCGCCCTCGCGACGGGTAACGCGGTCGTCATCAAACCGGCGCGACTCGCCCCCGGCGTCGCCAAGGGTATCGTCGAGTGTCTCGACGAAGCGGGAATCCCCGACGGCGTCGTGAACCTCGTCATCGGGTCCGGGAGCGACGTCGGCGGCGCAATCACGGACCACGACGCCGTGGACGCCGTCTCCTTCACCGGGAGTTCCAAGGTGGGACACCACGTGTACGACGCCGCGACGGACGACCAAAAGCGCGTCCAGTGCGAGATGGGCGGGAAGAACCCGACCATCGTCTCCGACACGGCGGACGTCGACGAGGCGGTCGATATCGTCGCCTCCGGGGCGTTCGGCGTCACCGGGCAGGCGTGTACCGCCACCTCCCGCGCCATCGTCTACGACGACGTGTACGACGAGTTCGTCGACGGCGTCGTCGCCGCCGCCGAGGACATCGACGTCGGCCCGGGCCTCGACGGCCACGATATGGGGCCGCAGGTGAGCGAGAGCGAACTCGAATCGACGCTGGAGTACGTCGAAATCGGACAGGACGAAGGCGCGACCCTCGAAACCGGCGGCGAGGAGGTGGACGTCGAGGGCGCGGACGGCTACTTCGTCTCGCCCGCAGTCTTCTCCGACGTGGACGAGAACATGCGAATCGCGCAGGACGAGATATTCGGTCCCGTGCTCTCGGTCATCCGCGTCGAGAGTTACGAGGAGGCCGTCGAAGTGGCGAACGGCGTCGATTACGGCCTCGCGGCGAGCGTCGTCACGGACGACCACTCCGAGGCGAACCGCTTCGTGGACGACATCGAAGCCGGCGTCGTCAAGATAAACGAGAAGACGACGGGACTCGAACTGCACGTCCCCTTCGGCGGGATGAAGGACTCCTCCAGTAACACGTACCGCGAACAGGGCGAGGCCGCCCTCGACTTCTTCACGACGACGAAGACGGTCTACGACAACTACTGA
- the dgoD gene encoding galactonate dehydratase → MQITDYELYAVPPRWLLLKLETDDGTVGWGEPIVQGRLETVRSAVTELVEGYLLGADPLRTEYHWRKLYQGGYFRGGPVLMSALSGIDQALWDLKGRHYGAPVHELLGGHVRDRMLVHQWIGGSSCAGIAESASEYVEEGFRALKLNLVGEFRPLETQRVADRAIERIAAVRDAVGEDVFLGVDFHGRVSKPMTADLLRRLEPFDPMFVDQPLSPEHDDSFAELAARTSVPVSTGERLYSRYDFKPLFVEDAVSVIQPDVTHVGGITELRKVASMAESFDVAVVPHCPLSPVAFAACLQVGFCSQNVVMQEQDLGLEDPGSSPALAYLEDPGVFTFEDGYVERPEGPGLGIEVDESYVREQAQTHVNWYNPVWHHEDGSVAEW, encoded by the coding sequence ATGCAAATCACGGACTACGAACTGTACGCGGTGCCGCCGCGGTGGTTACTGCTGAAACTGGAGACGGACGACGGGACAGTGGGGTGGGGAGAGCCGATAGTCCAAGGGCGGCTCGAGACGGTCCGATCGGCGGTCACCGAACTCGTCGAGGGGTACCTGTTGGGTGCGGACCCCCTTCGGACCGAGTACCACTGGCGGAAGCTCTACCAAGGCGGGTACTTTCGCGGCGGCCCCGTCCTGATGAGCGCGCTCTCCGGCATCGACCAAGCGCTGTGGGACCTCAAAGGGCGGCACTACGGCGCGCCGGTGCACGAACTGCTCGGCGGCCACGTCCGCGACCGGATGCTCGTCCACCAGTGGATCGGCGGCAGCTCCTGCGCGGGCATCGCCGAGTCGGCGTCCGAGTACGTCGAGGAGGGGTTCCGCGCGCTCAAGTTGAACCTCGTCGGGGAGTTCAGACCGTTGGAGACCCAACGCGTCGCCGACCGGGCGATAGAGCGGATAGCGGCGGTTCGAGACGCCGTCGGCGAGGACGTGTTCCTCGGCGTGGACTTCCACGGCCGCGTCTCGAAGCCCATGACCGCAGACCTCCTTAGACGGCTCGAACCGTTCGACCCCATGTTCGTCGACCAACCGCTCTCTCCGGAGCACGACGACTCCTTCGCCGAACTCGCGGCGCGCACCTCGGTTCCCGTCTCGACCGGCGAGCGACTCTACTCTCGGTACGACTTCAAGCCCCTGTTCGTCGAGGACGCCGTCTCGGTCATCCAACCGGACGTCACGCACGTCGGCGGAATCACCGAACTCCGCAAGGTAGCCTCGATGGCCGAGTCGTTCGACGTCGCGGTCGTCCCCCACTGTCCGCTCAGTCCGGTCGCCTTCGCCGCCTGCCTGCAGGTGGGGTTCTGCTCGCAGAACGTCGTCATGCAGGAACAGGATTTGGGCCTCGAAGACCCCGGGTCGAGTCCGGCGCTCGCGTACTTGGAAGACCCCGGCGTCTTCACCTTCGAGGACGGGTACGTCGAACGGCCGGAGGGGCCGGGACTCGGAATCGAGGTGGACGAATCGTACGTTCGCGAACAGGCGCAGACGCACGTCAACTGGTACAATCCGGTCTGGCACCACGAGGACGGCAGCGTCGCCGAGTGGTGA